GCTTGGTGTTCTCCCCAATCTCATCATTTCTCTAAGGAACTTTGTTAATTAGACCATGATGCGACTGTCCTAATTTTGACCCTCCAAAGACTATTTactctctctcttgcttcttaAAATGACTTTGCTTTGTAAAAGTATTCTCCCCAGCTGCCAGATCTCCCCATGTCCTACATCCAGTGACTTCTTGATGTGAGGCACGGGGCTGGAGGCCATGCTGCTTCTTTCTATTTTTGCCCCAAACTTATAttaagtcccccatgatattttcaTTAGCAAACTGATCAGATGTGGAAAAGATGTGGATACTTGTCAGCTGGATCCACATCTGCTTGGAAAACTGCGTCCAAAGAGTCATCATCTATGGCTGTGCCTGAAACCGGAAGAAATCTCTAGCAGATTGTCTCTAGCAGTGTTCTGTCTTGGGGCCAAGGCTCTTCggtatttttatcaatgacttagatgatgggtTAGAGGGAATTCTTATTAAGTCAAAATTGGGAGGGGCAGCTAACACATTAAAAGATAGGAGTAGAGTTATATAAGACTGTGATAAATTAGAAAATTGGATCGAAAGTAATAGAATAGACTGAAACTCAGCTaagacaaatacaaaattctTTATCTAGGCCACAAaacccaaatgcacaggtatCAGAAAGCAGCAATCTCAGGTTCTTTTTCTCTGTTCAGTCAAGAACCCCCATCTGATACCAAGAGGGGAGGCTGACCCATAGGAAAGGACCTCAAAGACACCCTGGCCACCTCCCTCACACATCGGAGCTGAAGACGGCATGGATAACATCCACCTGCCTTCCAGGACCACATGGCCAGTGGGCTGCCAGCTCCCCCATGGCAATGCCAGAGCCAACCGCCAACCCTTGCCCAGCCCTTCCTCGCTACCGACTTCTCGCTCACTCACCGCATGACAAAGTCGTGTCCATTGATCTCCCTGCCATAGCCGGAACCCCGCAGGTTACCCGAGTTGCCAACCACAGCACAGCGCCGGCACTGCTGGGGGGTCCGCAACCGGTAGGGGTTCTCCCCAGGGACAATCTGGAAGAGTTTGCTCAGGACCTCGTTCAGGTTGTGGGACTTGAACTGGGGCTGTAGCatctggggaggaaggaggaaccGGTCTGAGCAGAGCCAGGAGCATGCCATGCGCTCTCCTACTCTCAAATCCCTTGAAACGTTGCCAGAGGTTGCAGGGGTTCCTCttcttttttacaaaaagcaGCAAAGCAAAGGGAAATGTATGCTCTGGACAAATCTGCACTAGCTCCCTGAAACCTGTTTAAATCCCTCAGCTCCCTCTCCAGAGGCCAGTGTGTCTCCTTTGCTCCAACATGCTGCATCTCTTTTGGGGCAAAGGCTCAGCACCTGGAAGGCCTCCTTTAATGTTGGGAGCCATGGCTGAacaaacccaggctgcatctaacCCTGGCCTTTGCAGAGAAGTTAGAAAGGCAGACCCCAAACTCCTTGTTCTACAGTTAAATGGCAGGatacaagcttttaaaaataattaactaaTGAAACTAATGGCCCTGGGTAGATTTTGAAGAAAGCACACTTACATACCAATAATCACCAAATTCGttactgttttaaaatggctCACATTTTGCAGAGGAGGGAATATGCGAGTTCAGCATCCTTCTGCAAAACAAGCTACTTGGCCTAATATAATCCTAGAGGGTCAACTAATACTCTCTGtggaggtgtgctgttttgtCCCTGGGCCGGATGGCAGCCAGCTACATCCCCCCTTGGCCTGAGGAGACCCCTTCTGGACCCTGCCCCTCTGCCCCCAGACTGACCATCCACCACCTCTGGACATCCAGGGGCAGCTCCATATTCTCCCTGGTCCAGACGGGAGAGATGCGGCTGTCGTAGCGGCCGTCAAACCATGCGGAGTCGCTGGAGCCCACCTGGCAGCGGTGGCAGGCACAGTTTTTGACAAAGAGTCCCTCCTTGCTGAGGCGCTGCATGCCGGCATAACTGGGCACCAGCTTCACCCTGTGGATGCCTCCGCCAGTGCCCAGGCTGCCAGGGTCCAGGTAGGCGATGCTGTGGTGGGAACAGGTGAAGAGCAGGGACATAGCAAAGAGCAGCAGGAAGGCCGTGGAGAGGAACCAGAAGCGCAGGGAAAACTTCATGGTGGGCagtgagggaaaagaagaagtgAGGAGGGAGGCACACCTGGGCCCAGAGTCTCTGCCACAGAAGTGGGAGAAAAGGGGGTGCAGGGCAGGGTAATGGCTGGGAAGGAAAGGACTGGGGCCCTGCAGAGTCCCAGGGAGGGTGCAGAGACCGGCTCTCCAACAGCAACCGGCGTCAGGCGCTAGAGACAGAGCAATTCAGGCAATTTTCCAGGCAATATTCTGTTGGGCTTTGCCTACATTCATCCGGGGGCACGCATCCACTCCCCCAGGAAATCTCAGCCTTTTGCAAATTCTGCAGGGGAAGACCAGGAGGAGCCTGTAGTTCTTGCTGGCACAGGCCAGCCTTCTTTTTAGAGTCCAAGAAAACCACCCTCAAAGGTTTCTCCCTTCCCGGCCAGGCAAGTCCATTGTCGTCGTTGTCACTATCACCATCATCGTTGTCCTTCTTGGAGGGAAATCTACCAAAGCGGAGGGTGAGGATGCCATGGCCCCTTCTGCCCCTGGGCCCAGGCCTCACCACCCGCCCTCGGCTCGGACAGAGCGGGGGCACCCGGCCATTTGCAGCCGCTGCTGTCTCTCAGAGCAACGATGTCCTCCTCGGGGCGCTTTGGGAGAGGGATCCCCATGCCGCGGCCTCCCTGGCGCAAAGCCGGTGGCTGCCACCTCTGCAGTCTCTCATCATCGTAAAGCCCCACTTGCGAGAAGGGGCTCTGCTTCCTGTTGCCTAGGAGACAGCTGCGCACATCTGTATCTGGCGTGTGGGGTGGGCAGCTGGCACTCGGGTGGCCCTCCCCACTCCCTCCTGCGTGCTCCCCCTCCGCCTGCCTGGCtgctgcatgcatgcatgcatacgcTGCACGCAAGTGCGCAGGCTCAGTCTCTGCACAGGCTCAGCcttgcagcaggagcagcagactCTGCCGTTTGGCGCCTGCCAGGCCCAGAGCCACAGCCTGGCTCCTTCTCAGCCGTCACTGTTGCCTCCTCTGCTGCCGCCGCATTTGGCTCTCACATAATCCCTCTCTGCTTGCCGCTGGCCCAGGGAAGAAGACAGTCCTGCAGCGATCAAGTCCTAAAAGGGCAGAGAAAGAGGCCCATCAGCATGGCACTGTCTGAGGAAGAGCACAGAGGGGGCCCATGTGCCCCAGAGGGCAGTGCCAGacaaaggaaaaggggaggcTGGCCTCTGGCTTGGTCTGGTAAGAGAGACCCCCACCCGCCTCCAaggcagctgcctccagctgcagCCACAAGACCCTCCTCTTTGGCAGCTGGCAGGAAGCAGCGATTGCAAAACCCAGACGGGGGTCTTCCTCTCCCACCGGAAACAGCAGCACAAAGCGATGGGAGCGAATGGGGGAGGCCAGGGGCTGGAGGCCAGCCAGAGCTCAGCCTCTGCTGCCAGCTTTTATAGTCTGTGACTCCCAATGGCGGGTCCCAGTCCCCAGCCCTTCTGCACCAAGGCTTTTGCTCCCATGATTTGGAAAGAACATGTTTCCAAAGGTGGAGCTGCTGCAATGAGTTCCTGGTGGGAAGGAACAAAGATCAGTGCAGGACAAGGTTATGTTTTGAAAGTAAGGTCAAGCCTGGGAATGATGCTCCTCTTGTGGCTTAAAGCAACATTTTGGGAGCCAGTTTCCCAGGAATATTCCAGATTCGACCCCATCCCTTTTGTTAACGCTAGCCCCCAGCCTCAAGCAATGAGCAATGCAAAACATTCCATTTTCAATCTCAGCATGtaacagttttggggaaagaatcAAAGTTAATAATAATTAGCAGTAACAACGAGCAGTATAACAAAATTAACTTCCCATGCCCTGCTAGCTCCCTTCTCAGTGCTTCCAGCGCCAGAGCCTTTCCTCCTCTCAAAGCACCCCTCCTTTGAACAGGTTGCTCCCCTCCGCCAGAACCAGCATTATTTTGGGGATTCCCTGGAAATCTGGGTGATCTGGATCCTGAGGGGAGGCAATGGCCAATCTTCTCTGAAGAGGTATTGCTAAGAAAAATCCCTGATAGAGTTGCcttttgttgtggtggttttgtgccttcaattcatttccaactaatgCCAACCCTagcaggggatggcaatggcaaacctcctctgaacaaatcttgccccaaaaccccatggtaggtttgctttagtcacccagtgggcctcCAGGACCAAGTgcagattcgaaccctggtctccagagtccgagGCCAACACTCGAACCATtgcaacacactggctctctccagaAGCCTACAGATCTAGACAGGCCCCTGGACTTGGCTCTGTCTTGCTGGCCTTGCTTCCTGGCCGCATTTCCAGCTGAGTCCCACTAACTGGAGGCAAGACCTTCCCTGGCCTCAGGTGTCTCCTCTCCCTAACAACATCCCTGCAGTTTCCTCCTGAAATATGTCTGTGAGGACAAGCAAAACAAGGAGAAAAGGGCCCACAGGACAGAACCGTTTCCAAAAATCCCACACAAGAGTGACGCTCTGTCCACCTCTGGTCAGCCGCACAAGAGATGTGCATGCCAAGACCTCCAGAATCCAAAGAAGGAACACTAGCAGCTCCTCCATCCCATCCCAAACATCTCAAAATAATTGCATTGACATATAGCTGCAAAGACAGCTTCTTACAAACTCTGGAGAAACAAGATGACCCTCTCCCAAACAAGAAACCCCCCATCTCCCACTCTCTTcccagacaggcagacagacataCGCAccatggaagggaaaggaagggctGGAGAAGATGGAGCTCCAGACCCTCTGGACCACACCACGGCCCCCATTCACCTACCCTTTCCTCAGCATAAAGGGCTTAATACCCAGCCCAGTCAAATGCCACTTTAAATGTATGCAAGATCTCTGTGGGGACCAAAACACTGCCAGGTTCTCCACCTAGAATGAATTGCCTCCGGCAACGGAAGCAAAGAACATGGCGTTCAAACCGTTCGGTGTCTTGCAAAGGGAGGCACTTTGCATTTCCCAAGGCGAGTCGCAGAGCCCTGACTGTTTGTATACATATTACATTTCTATCCTGTCTTTTCTCTCGAACATGGCTAGCCTCTTTGACCACCGGTTTGaaagaaaagacaggatataCCTCAGGTCAAGTTTCCCTCATCTGGAATGCCAaagtccaaaatattccaaaatccaaaattgtccacatgtgaGTCTAAGAGAGttacagctttgctttctgatggctcaatgtacacaaacttgaTTTCATGCAcaacactattttaaaacattgtatataaaattacttccagggaatgtgtataaggtgcatatgaaacataaatgcgtTTGGGGTttatttagatttgggtcccatctccaagatatctcatacatatgcaaatactgtgttacaaaatctggaaaaaaaaacccaaaccccaaaGGCTTCTGctgccaagcattttggataagggagactcaacctgtaatttaaAACATGAACAAATCCAAGCAAACCAGGTGAAAGAGGGCAAAGGGAAAAGAACTTCTTGGGAGCAGACACCCAAAAGCATCATCTGAAAAGCTGGCGGTGGGGATCTCCCAGCAAGGCATTCTGCAGCAAATGCAGCTCCAGAACTTTGGGTTGTGCAACTGGAATCAGTTATGCAAACTCAGAAGTTTCATTTGCCTACCACATacagagatagaaagagaaagaatgcaccaaggaaaaaggaggaattgCCAGCTCTCTGCCTGTCAAGACTTGCGATGGAAAATTCAGATGTTCCAGCCAGGCCAGAGGAGAGGAGCTGCAGGCGGCTCTGGAGTAGGACTGGGAAGCTCTTGCAAAGGTTCCCAGCAACTCCTTGCTtctccaaaacctgtccttgcAGGAATCCTCAGTCCCACCCAAGAGGCCACGATCCCCACTTGTCAACCACAGCCCATCGTCCCCTAAGAGCTCTTGTTCCCAACCTTTCccaacttgccatgaaaacagaACAAGTGAGCAACAGAAATGGCGGCAAcatctgatttatttttttttaaaaacccatgagtatcaaaagaataaataaaaaggttGGTGCACCAGGAAGGCTGAGGTGCTTATTACTGGCATCTCTTCAATGACGTGCCACAAGGCTTTCCTGCTTTGTCAGCAGTAGAATAGCAGAGCCACCAGGAAAACCACAGCAAAAAAGCCCGTTCTCAAGTTGGTTTCCCAGCTAGAAGCAGCCAAACCGGTCTTCTCTCCGAAGACCTCTCCAGCGTATGCTCCATGCGAGGAATTGGCTCCCCTTATCATGTGCATGTGGGGATGGGGGCCGCTGGGGCACAGATGTCACTGGGCTGTTCATCCCAGCAGTTGCAATCCTCCAATCCCTGGCGGATGGCACAGACCTTGCCCGTCTTGTTGATGCAATGGCCTGTGACTCTGTGGCACAAACCTTTCACCTTGTCATCGCAATGTCAcagttcttcccctcttttatCATGGCGACCCATTTTCCCTGGGCCAGAAACCACCTCCTGaagcctccttctctcttccGGGACCAGCCTGGGCTGCTATCAGATCGGAGCATCTCTCTGCCCATCTCCTGCCCGCCTTCCCTTGGCAAGCACTCAGTCACCCAGACAAGGCAGCAGGCGGAGGCTGATAACCCAGACCCAGCAGCGTGTCACAACAGCGCAAAAGACGCGCGAAGATTTCAGCCGGCGGGAGCCTCCCAGCCCCAtctccctggaagagacgctgCTGGCAGGCTGAGCCAAAGCTGGAGAAGAAACCACCCAAGAAACCCCTCCTGATACTGTCTGGCAAGGGCCTTTCAAGACTGGAAGGGCGAGAGCTGCGCATGCATGTGCATCCGCACAACCCCTGGCACATGTGTGGCACACACAATCTGGGAACAAGGCtatgaaaaaaagggggggggaggaatacaGGAAGATTTTCCAGCCAGAAAGATGTGGAGGTTCAAACGTGACGCACGGCTGAAATGGCGCTCCCAGGCCTCCAAAGAGGATTCTTGCTCTTACTTCTCTTCCTGTTAACTGACTCGGCTACAGCTTCAGGGGGGGCTGAAATGGGGGGtcagtcaaaaaaaaaaagggatgaCCCCCCAATCTATTGGGGGTCTTTGACTGtgtatacctgcatggcagggggctggactggatggccctcgagggaggtctcttccaactctaggactctgGATTTGCTGTTGGAGGGGACTGA
This genomic stretch from Sceloporus undulatus isolate JIND9_A2432 ecotype Alabama chromosome 8, SceUnd_v1.1, whole genome shotgun sequence harbors:
- the ST3GAL2 gene encoding CMP-N-acetylneuraminate-beta-galactosamide-alpha-2,3-sialyltransferase 2, with translation MKFSLRFWFLSTAFLLLFAMSLLFTCSHHSIAYLDPGSLGTGGGIHRVKLVPSYAGMQRLSKEGLFVKNCACHRCQVGSSDSAWFDGRYDSRISPVWTRENMELPLDVQRWWMMLQPQFKSHNLNEVLSKLFQIVPGENPYRLRTPQQCRRCAVVGNSGNLRGSGYGREINGHDFVMRMNQAPTVGFEADVGSRTTHHFMYPESAKNLPANVSFVLVPFKALDLLWIASALSTGQIRFTYAPVKPFLRVDKERVQIYNPAFFKYIHDRWTEHHGRYPSTGMLVLFFALHVCDEVNVFGFGADSRGNWHHYWENNRYAGEFRKTGVHDADFEAHLVDVLEKTNKIDVYRGN